One genomic segment of Burkholderia pyrrocinia includes these proteins:
- a CDS encoding HIT family protein, whose translation MECVFCREDGGELLWRDDALRVVLATGEHDYPGFCRVIWGAHMAEFSDLGEPERAHLMRVVYAVERAVRRVMQPNKVNLASLGNMVPHVHWHVIPRFSNDAHFPQPVWAPRQRSVSEALLRTRAAQASLLHNAVREEIQRTTDSRQP comes from the coding sequence ATGGAATGCGTGTTTTGCCGTGAAGACGGCGGCGAGCTGCTCTGGCGGGACGATGCGCTGCGCGTCGTCCTCGCGACGGGCGAGCACGACTACCCGGGCTTCTGCCGGGTGATCTGGGGCGCGCACATGGCCGAGTTCTCCGATCTCGGCGAGCCCGAGCGGGCACACCTGATGCGCGTGGTCTACGCGGTCGAGCGGGCGGTGCGCCGCGTGATGCAGCCGAACAAGGTGAATCTCGCGAGCCTCGGCAACATGGTGCCGCACGTGCACTGGCACGTGATCCCGCGCTTCTCGAACGACGCCCATTTCCCGCAGCCCGTGTGGGCGCCGCGCCAGCGCAGCGTGTCCGAGGCGCTGCTGCGCACGCGCGCCGCGCAGGCCTCGCTGCTGCACAATGCGGTGCGCGAGGAAATTCAACGAACGACCGATTCGAGGCAGCCATGA
- a CDS encoding gamma-butyrobetaine hydroxylase-like domain-containing protein, whose translation MSGLTSTTPIPSGVVVHAVSRVLELQYPNGDSYRIPFELMRVYSPSAEVRGHGPGQETLQTGKREVTITALEGVGNYALQPTFSDGHSTGIYSWDLLYELATQQDALWRDYFDKLKAAGVDRDAPMQAATAPHGHCH comes from the coding sequence ATGAGCGGTTTGACTTCCACGACGCCGATTCCGTCCGGCGTCGTCGTGCACGCGGTATCGCGCGTGCTCGAATTGCAGTACCCGAACGGCGACAGCTACCGGATTCCGTTCGAGCTGATGCGCGTCTATTCGCCGTCGGCCGAGGTGCGCGGCCACGGGCCCGGCCAGGAGACGCTGCAGACGGGCAAGCGCGAGGTGACGATCACCGCGCTCGAAGGCGTCGGCAACTATGCGCTGCAACCGACCTTCTCCGACGGCCATTCGACCGGCATCTACTCGTGGGACCTGCTGTACGAACTGGCGACGCAGCAGGACGCGCTGTGGCGCGACTATTTCGACAAACTGAAGGCGGCGGGCGTCGATCGCGACGCCCCGATGCAGGCGGCCACGGCGCCGCACGGCCACTGCCACTGA
- the ubiE gene encoding bifunctional demethylmenaquinone methyltransferase/2-methoxy-6-polyprenyl-1,4-benzoquinol methylase UbiE, translated as MSKTHFGFESVEENEKAKKVAGVFHSVASNYDLMNDLMSAGMHRAWKAFTIAQANVRPGYKVLDIAAGTGDLTKSFAKAAGPTGEVWHTDINESMLRVGRDRLLDKGIVTPSLLCDAEKIPFPDNYFDVVTVAFGLRNMTHKDAALAEMRRVTKPGGRVMVLEFSKVWDPLKKAYDLYSFKVLPWLGDKFAKDAESYRYLAESIRMHPDQDTLKTMMEQAGLDAVKYYNLSGGVVALHMGTKY; from the coding sequence ATGAGCAAAACCCACTTCGGCTTCGAAAGCGTCGAGGAAAACGAAAAAGCGAAGAAAGTGGCGGGTGTGTTCCATTCGGTCGCGAGCAACTACGATCTGATGAACGACCTGATGTCGGCGGGCATGCACCGCGCGTGGAAGGCGTTCACGATCGCGCAGGCGAACGTGCGCCCCGGCTACAAGGTGCTCGATATCGCGGCCGGCACCGGCGACCTGACCAAATCGTTCGCGAAGGCGGCCGGGCCGACGGGCGAGGTCTGGCACACGGACATCAACGAATCGATGCTGCGCGTCGGCCGCGACCGGCTGCTCGACAAGGGCATCGTGACGCCGTCGCTGCTGTGCGACGCCGAGAAAATTCCCTTTCCGGACAACTACTTCGATGTCGTCACGGTCGCGTTCGGGCTGCGCAACATGACGCACAAGGACGCCGCGCTGGCCGAGATGCGCCGCGTGACGAAGCCCGGCGGCCGCGTGATGGTGCTGGAATTCTCGAAAGTCTGGGACCCGCTGAAAAAAGCGTACGACCTGTATTCTTTCAAAGTATTACCGTGGCTTGGCGACAAATTCGCGAAAGATGCTGAAAGTTACCGGTATCTTGCCGAATCTATCCGGATGCACCCCGATCAGGACACGCTGAAGACGATGATGGAACAAGCGGGCCTCGATGCCGTCAAATATTACAATTTGTCAGGTGGCGTGGTAGCTTTACACATGGGAACCAAGTACTAA
- a CDS encoding Tim44 domain-containing protein translates to MSESRSLFNRSKPSKPWARRVGTLLMVGLLTAGTFASLDAEAKRMGGGRSIGRQNSTVTQRQATPPAQQPMQQAAPSQAQRANPAAPAPAAQPNRSRWLGPIAGLAAGLGIAALLSHFGLGEAFAGMMSNIIVIALLAMVGIWLVRKFMNRRRTQEPSYSVGGSASSSGGYSQSPSFQQGNTGSNYAGSGSSYANEAQGVFGGGAAAAGAAAGATAAAAPLQVPAGFDTEAFLRSSKVYFVRLQAAWDQGNLADIREFTTPEMFAEIKIDLDSRGNESNQTDVVQLDAELVAIEDRGIEQSASVRFHGLIRESANASAAPFDEVWNLSKSGSQGWLLAGIQQLNTH, encoded by the coding sequence ATGTCCGAATCGCGTTCGTTGTTCAACCGTAGCAAGCCGTCGAAGCCGTGGGCTCGACGGGTCGGCACGCTGCTGATGGTCGGCCTGCTCACGGCCGGCACGTTCGCATCGCTCGACGCCGAAGCCAAGCGCATGGGCGGCGGGCGCAGCATCGGCCGCCAGAACTCCACCGTCACGCAGCGCCAGGCCACGCCGCCCGCGCAGCAGCCGATGCAGCAGGCCGCGCCGTCGCAGGCGCAGCGTGCCAATCCGGCCGCGCCCGCGCCGGCCGCGCAGCCCAACCGCTCGCGCTGGCTCGGGCCGATCGCGGGCCTCGCGGCCGGTCTCGGCATCGCGGCGCTGCTGTCGCACTTCGGCCTCGGCGAGGCATTCGCCGGCATGATGTCGAACATCATCGTGATCGCGCTGCTCGCGATGGTCGGCATCTGGCTGGTGCGCAAGTTCATGAACCGCCGTCGCACGCAGGAGCCGTCGTATTCGGTCGGCGGCTCGGCATCGTCGTCGGGCGGCTACTCGCAAAGCCCGTCGTTCCAGCAGGGCAACACCGGCAGCAACTATGCGGGCAGCGGCAGCAGCTACGCGAACGAAGCGCAGGGCGTGTTCGGCGGCGGTGCCGCGGCTGCCGGCGCGGCAGCGGGTGCGACGGCTGCGGCCGCACCGCTCCAGGTGCCGGCCGGCTTCGACACCGAAGCGTTCCTGCGCAGCTCGAAGGTCTATTTCGTGCGCCTGCAGGCCGCGTGGGACCAGGGCAACCTGGCCGACATCCGCGAGTTCACGACGCCCGAAATGTTCGCGGAGATCAAGATCGACCTCGATTCGCGCGGCAACGAGTCGAACCAGACCGACGTCGTGCAACTCGACGCGGAACTGGTCGCGATCGAGGATCGCGGCATCGAGCAGTCGGCGAGCGTGCGCTTCCACGGCCTGATCCGCGAATCGGCGAATGCGTCGGCCGCGCCGTTCGACGAAGTGTGGAACCTGTCGAAGTCGGGCAGTCAGGGTTGGCTGCTCGCGGGCATCCAGCAACTCAACACGCACTGA
- a CDS encoding ubiquinone biosynthesis accessory factor UbiJ yields the protein MTFAAKPFAAAVNHLLARESWARDRLIPYAGKTARIDVSPVTLTLLVQPDGYLSAVDAHDAQQVDVSIALAGDTVAAFLQGGQAAVMKHVKIEGDAEFATQIAKLAEHLRWEPEEDLAKLVGDAAAYRIATVVRDAGARARRTGRNVLDSVAEYWLDENPQVVRRTALGGFDAELARARDALARVEKRVERLEQKIGTRTGSGPRGAH from the coding sequence ATGACCTTTGCCGCCAAGCCTTTTGCTGCTGCTGTCAATCACCTGCTCGCGCGCGAATCGTGGGCGCGCGACCGCCTGATTCCGTATGCGGGCAAGACTGCCCGGATCGACGTATCCCCCGTCACGCTCACGCTGCTGGTGCAGCCGGACGGCTATCTGTCGGCTGTCGACGCGCACGATGCGCAACAGGTCGACGTGTCGATCGCACTCGCGGGCGACACGGTCGCCGCGTTCCTGCAGGGCGGCCAGGCGGCCGTGATGAAGCACGTGAAGATCGAGGGCGATGCAGAGTTCGCGACGCAGATCGCGAAGCTGGCCGAGCACCTGCGCTGGGAACCGGAAGAAGATCTTGCGAAGCTGGTCGGCGACGCGGCGGCGTACCGGATCGCGACGGTCGTGCGCGATGCCGGCGCTCGCGCGCGACGCACGGGCCGCAACGTGCTCGATTCCGTCGCCGAATACTGGCTCGACGAGAACCCGCAAGTCGTCCGGCGCACGGCGCTCGGAGGCTTCGACGCCGAACTGGCGCGCGCACGCGATGCGCTCGCGCGGGTCGAAAAGCGGGTCGAGCGACTCGAACAAAAAATCGGCACGCGCACGGGTTCCGGCCCGCGCGGCGCGCACTGA
- the ubiB gene encoding ubiquinone biosynthesis regulatory protein kinase UbiB: protein MRIFRFIKIVYTVIRFGLDEVMLSRIDDRRVKLLLRITTIGRRYSDPPAVRLRRALESLGPIFVKFGQVLSTRRDLLSVDFANELAKLQDQVPPFDSAVAIAIIEKSLGAPVDELFDEFEREPVASASIAQVHFAKLKQGVHAGKAVAVKVLRPNMLSVIDSDLALMRDIAIWTERMWADGRRLKPREVVAEFDKYLHDELDLMREAANGSQLRRNFAGLDLLLVPEMFWDFSTSQVLVMERMTGVPISQVETLRSAGVDIKKLAREGVEIFFTQVFRDGFFHADMHPGNIQVSLDPNTFGRYVALDFGIVGALSDFDKNYLAQNFLAFFKRDYHRVATLHLESGWVPPETRVEELESAIRAVCEPYFDRALKDISLGQVLMRLFSTSRRFNVEIQPQLVLLQKTMLNVEGLGRSLDPELDLWKTAKPYLERWMTEQIGLRGWYERFKVEAPQWSKTLPQLPRLIHHAMAARHDAPRAASEDLMRQVLVEQKRTNRLLQALLIFGLAVGVGALVARVLLALAYGA, encoded by the coding sequence ATGCGCATTTTCCGTTTCATCAAGATTGTCTACACCGTCATCCGCTTTGGTCTCGACGAAGTGATGCTGTCCCGGATCGACGACCGGCGCGTGAAGCTGCTGCTGCGGATCACGACGATCGGCCGCCGCTATTCCGATCCGCCCGCCGTGCGGCTGCGTCGTGCGCTCGAAAGCCTCGGCCCGATCTTCGTGAAGTTCGGCCAGGTGCTGTCGACGCGTCGCGACCTGCTGTCGGTCGATTTCGCGAACGAACTCGCGAAGCTGCAGGACCAGGTGCCGCCGTTCGATTCGGCGGTCGCGATCGCGATCATCGAGAAGTCGCTCGGTGCGCCGGTCGACGAGTTGTTCGACGAATTCGAGCGCGAGCCCGTGGCGAGCGCGTCGATCGCGCAGGTGCATTTCGCGAAGCTCAAGCAGGGCGTGCACGCGGGCAAGGCCGTCGCCGTGAAGGTGCTGCGCCCGAACATGCTGTCGGTGATCGATTCGGATCTCGCGCTGATGCGCGACATCGCGATCTGGACCGAGCGGATGTGGGCCGACGGCCGGCGCCTGAAGCCGCGCGAGGTTGTCGCCGAATTCGACAAGTACCTGCACGACGAGCTCGACCTGATGCGCGAAGCCGCGAACGGCAGCCAGTTGCGCCGCAATTTCGCGGGCCTCGACCTGCTGCTCGTGCCCGAGATGTTCTGGGATTTCTCGACGTCGCAGGTGCTCGTGATGGAGCGCATGACCGGCGTGCCGATCAGCCAGGTCGAGACGCTGCGCTCGGCGGGCGTCGACATCAAGAAGCTCGCGCGCGAAGGCGTCGAGATCTTCTTCACGCAGGTGTTCCGCGACGGCTTCTTCCATGCGGACATGCACCCCGGCAACATCCAGGTGAGCCTCGACCCGAACACGTTCGGTCGCTACGTCGCGCTCGATTTCGGGATCGTCGGCGCGCTGTCCGATTTCGACAAGAACTACCTCGCGCAGAACTTCCTCGCGTTCTTCAAGCGCGACTACCACCGCGTCGCGACGCTGCACCTCGAATCGGGCTGGGTGCCGCCCGAGACGCGCGTCGAGGAGCTCGAAAGCGCGATCCGCGCGGTGTGCGAACCGTATTTCGACCGTGCACTGAAGGATATCTCGCTCGGCCAGGTGCTGATGCGCCTGTTCTCGACGTCGCGCCGCTTCAACGTCGAGATCCAGCCGCAACTCGTGCTGCTGCAGAAGACGATGCTGAACGTCGAAGGGCTCGGCCGCTCGCTCGACCCCGAACTCGACCTGTGGAAGACCGCGAAGCCGTACCTCGAGCGCTGGATGACCGAGCAGATCGGCCTGCGCGGCTGGTACGAGCGCTTCAAGGTCGAGGCGCCGCAGTGGAGCAAGACGCTGCCGCAACTGCCGCGCCTGATCCACCACGCGATGGCGGCGCGCCATGACGCGCCGCGCGCCGCGAGCGAGGACCTGATGCGCCAGGTCCTCGTCGAACAGAAACGTACCAACCGGCTGCTGCAGGCGCTGCTGATCTTCGGTCTTGCCGTCGGCGTCGGGGCGCTCGTCGCGCGCGTGCTGCTCGCGCTCGCGTACGGCGCATGA
- a CDS encoding SAM-dependent methyltransferase, giving the protein MSDPKQPAAPTAADFATRDPGNASFWDERFARGVTPWEFGGVPDGFRVFAHRLESCAVLIPGCGSAQEAGWLAQAGWPVRAIDFAAQAVATAKAQLGAHADVVEQADFFAYRPPFDVQWVYERAFLCALPPSLRADYAARMAELLPADGLLAGYFFLMAKPKGPPFGIERAELDALLAPHFELIEDLPVADSLPVFEGHERWLTWRRR; this is encoded by the coding sequence ATGTCCGATCCGAAGCAACCGGCCGCGCCGACGGCCGCCGATTTCGCGACGCGAGACCCCGGCAACGCGTCGTTCTGGGACGAGCGTTTCGCGCGCGGCGTGACGCCGTGGGAATTCGGCGGCGTACCGGACGGCTTTCGCGTGTTCGCGCATCGGCTCGAGTCGTGCGCGGTGCTGATCCCCGGCTGCGGCAGCGCGCAGGAGGCCGGCTGGCTTGCCCAGGCCGGCTGGCCCGTGCGTGCGATCGATTTCGCCGCGCAGGCGGTGGCCACCGCGAAGGCGCAGCTCGGTGCGCATGCGGACGTCGTCGAGCAGGCCGATTTCTTCGCATACCGGCCGCCGTTCGACGTGCAGTGGGTGTACGAGCGCGCGTTCCTGTGCGCGCTGCCGCCGAGCCTGCGCGCCGACTATGCGGCGCGGATGGCCGAACTGCTGCCGGCGGACGGGTTGCTGGCCGGCTATTTCTTCCTGATGGCGAAACCGAAGGGCCCGCCGTTCGGGATCGAGCGTGCCGAACTCGACGCGCTGCTCGCGCCGCACTTCGAACTGATCGAGGATTTGCCCGTCGCGGACTCGCTGCCGGTGTTCGAAGGGCACGAGCGCTGGCTCACGTGGCGCCGCCGCTGA
- a CDS encoding FmdB family zinc ribbon protein, whose amino-acid sequence MPIYAYRCEACGFAKDVLQKMSDAPLSQCPECGKDAFRKQVTAAGFQLKGSGWYVTDFRGGAGGASAPATASGDAAAAAPAAAAPAAAASAAASSESTTTTSAAPAPAAAPAAASS is encoded by the coding sequence ATGCCGATCTACGCCTATCGATGCGAAGCGTGTGGTTTCGCGAAGGACGTGCTCCAGAAGATGAGCGACGCGCCGCTGTCGCAGTGTCCGGAATGCGGGAAGGATGCGTTTCGCAAGCAGGTGACTGCCGCGGGCTTCCAGCTGAAGGGCTCGGGTTGGTATGTCACCGATTTCCGCGGTGGCGCGGGCGGCGCCAGCGCGCCGGCGACCGCGTCGGGCGATGCGGCTGCGGCGGCGCCCGCGGCGGCGGCACCGGCAGCGGCCGCGTCGGCCGCGGCGAGTTCCGAAAGCACGACGACGACGAGCGCCGCGCCGGCACCGGCTGCAGCGCCCGCCGCCGCCAGCAGTTGA
- a CDS encoding DUF502 domain-containing protein, with amino-acid sequence MMKKTTLKSVFLTGLLVLVPLAITLWVLGLIIGTMDQTLLLLPESWQPERMLGFHLPGIGAVLTLAFIFVVGLATRNFIGQKLVTWWNAVVRHIPVVGPIYTSVKQVSDTLLSSSGNAFRKALLIEYPRRGSYTIAFLTGTPGGDVLNHLTEEYVSVYIPTTPNPTSGFFLMLPKSEVIELDMSVDAALKYIVSMGVVAPPAPAPAPARRPVEPPL; translated from the coding sequence ATGATGAAAAAGACGACCCTGAAATCGGTGTTTCTGACCGGCCTGCTGGTTCTCGTCCCGCTCGCGATCACGCTGTGGGTGCTCGGACTCATCATCGGCACGATGGACCAGACGCTGCTCCTGCTGCCCGAATCGTGGCAGCCCGAGCGGATGCTCGGTTTCCATCTGCCGGGGATCGGCGCGGTGCTGACGCTCGCGTTCATCTTCGTCGTCGGGCTGGCCACTCGGAACTTCATCGGCCAGAAGCTCGTCACGTGGTGGAACGCGGTCGTGCGTCACATCCCGGTGGTCGGGCCGATCTACACGAGCGTCAAGCAGGTGTCGGACACGCTGCTGTCGAGCAGCGGCAACGCGTTCCGCAAGGCGCTGCTGATCGAATACCCGCGCCGCGGCTCGTATACGATCGCGTTTCTGACCGGCACGCCCGGCGGCGACGTGCTGAATCATCTGACGGAAGAATACGTGAGCGTGTACATCCCGACGACGCCGAACCCGACGTCCGGCTTCTTCCTGATGCTGCCGAAGAGCGAAGTCATCGAACTCGACATGTCGGTCGATGCCGCGCTCAAGTACATCGTCTCGATGGGCGTGGTGGCGCCCCCGGCGCCGGCCCCGGCGCCCGCCCGCCGCCCCGTCGAGCCGCCGCTGTAA
- the aspS gene encoding aspartate--tRNA ligase, with amino-acid sequence MSMRTEYCGLVTEHLLGQTVSLCGWVQRRRDHGGVIFIDLRDREGLVQVVCDPDRAEMFATAEGVRNEFCVQIKGLVRNRPEGTVNAGLKSGKIEVLCHELNVLNASVTPPFQLDDDNLSETTRLTHRVLDLRRPQMQHNLRLRYRVAIEARKYLDEQGFIDIETPMLTKSTPEGARDYLVPSRVNAGQFFALPQSPQLFKQLLMVANFDRYYQITKCFRDEDLRADRQPEFTQIDCETSFLGEQEIRDLFEDMIRHIFKTTIDVELDATFPVMPYSEAMARFGSDKPDLRVQLEFTELTDAMKDVDFKVFSTPANAKDGRVAALRVPKGGELSRGDIDGYTEFVRIYGAKGLAWIKVNEKAKGRDGLQSPIVKNLHDASIAAILERTGAEDGDIIFFAADRAKVVNDSLGALRLKIGHSEFGKANGLVQAGWKPLWVVDFPMFEYDDEDARYVAAHHPFTSPKDEHLEYLETDPGRCLAKAYDMVLNGWEIGGGSVRIHREEVQSKVFRALKIGAEEAQLKFGFLLDALQYGAPPHGGIAFGLDRIVTMMAGADSIRDVIAFPKTQRAQDLLTQAPSPVDERQLRELHIRLRQPEQPKA; translated from the coding sequence ATGTCGATGCGTACTGAATACTGCGGTCTCGTGACCGAACACCTGCTGGGCCAAACCGTGTCGCTGTGCGGCTGGGTGCAGCGCCGCCGCGATCACGGCGGTGTGATCTTCATCGACCTGCGCGATCGTGAAGGCCTCGTGCAGGTGGTGTGCGACCCGGATCGCGCGGAGATGTTCGCGACCGCCGAAGGCGTGCGCAACGAGTTCTGCGTGCAGATCAAGGGCCTCGTGCGCAACCGTCCGGAAGGCACGGTCAACGCCGGCCTGAAGAGCGGCAAGATCGAAGTGCTGTGCCACGAGCTGAACGTGCTGAACGCGTCGGTCACGCCGCCGTTCCAGCTCGACGACGACAACCTGTCGGAAACGACGCGTCTCACGCACCGCGTGCTCGACCTGCGCCGTCCGCAGATGCAGCACAACCTGCGCCTGCGCTACCGCGTCGCGATCGAGGCGCGCAAGTACCTCGACGAACAGGGCTTCATCGACATCGAAACGCCGATGCTGACGAAGAGCACGCCGGAAGGCGCGCGCGACTACCTCGTGCCGTCGCGCGTGAACGCGGGCCAGTTCTTCGCGCTGCCGCAGTCGCCGCAGTTGTTCAAGCAGTTGCTGATGGTCGCGAACTTCGACCGTTACTACCAGATCACCAAGTGCTTCCGCGACGAAGATCTCCGTGCCGACCGTCAGCCGGAATTCACGCAGATCGACTGCGAGACGTCGTTCCTCGGCGAGCAGGAAATCCGTGACCTGTTCGAAGACATGATCCGTCACATCTTCAAGACGACGATCGACGTCGAGCTCGACGCGACGTTCCCGGTGATGCCGTACTCGGAAGCGATGGCGCGTTTCGGTTCGGACAAGCCCGATCTGCGCGTGCAGCTCGAATTCACCGAGCTGACCGACGCGATGAAGGACGTCGACTTCAAGGTGTTCAGCACGCCGGCCAACGCGAAGGACGGCCGTGTCGCGGCGCTGCGCGTGCCGAAGGGCGGCGAACTGTCGCGCGGCGACATCGACGGCTACACGGAATTCGTGCGCATCTACGGCGCGAAGGGCCTCGCATGGATCAAGGTCAACGAGAAGGCAAAGGGCCGCGACGGCCTGCAGAGCCCGATCGTCAAGAACCTGCATGACGCATCGATCGCGGCGATCCTCGAGCGCACCGGCGCTGAAGACGGCGACATCATCTTCTTCGCGGCAGATCGCGCGAAGGTCGTCAACGACAGCCTCGGCGCGCTGCGCCTGAAGATCGGCCATTCGGAATTCGGCAAGGCGAACGGCCTCGTCCAGGCCGGCTGGAAGCCGCTGTGGGTCGTCGACTTCCCGATGTTCGAATACGACGACGAAGATGCGCGCTACGTCGCCGCGCACCACCCGTTCACGAGCCCGAAGGACGAACACCTCGAGTACCTCGAGACCGACCCGGGCCGTTGCCTCGCGAAGGCATACGACATGGTGCTGAACGGCTGGGAAATCGGCGGTGGCTCGGTGCGTATCCACCGCGAGGAAGTGCAGAGCAAGGTGTTCCGCGCGCTGAAGATCGGCGCGGAAGAGGCGCAGCTGAAGTTCGGCTTCCTGCTGGACGCACTGCAGTACGGCGCGCCGCCGCACGGCGGTATCGCGTTCGGCCTCGACCGCATCGTCACGATGATGGCCGGCGCCGACTCGATCCGCGACGTGATCGCGTTTCCGAAGACGCAGCGTGCGCAGGATCTGCTCACGCAGGCACCGAGCCCGGTCGACGAGCGTCAACTGCGCGAACTGCACATCCGTCTGCGTCAGCCGGAACAGCCGAAGGCGTAA
- the nudB gene encoding dihydroneopterin triphosphate diphosphatase, producing MTKPPKIPESVLVVIYTPDLDVLVIKRADQPDFWQSVTGSKDTLDEPLAVTAAREVAEETGISVGTPDVPAAALVDWRHRIEYTIYPQYLHRYAPGVTRNTEHWFGLCVPHRVGVTLSPREHVDHAWLPFREAAARCFSPSNAEAILQLPARVALARAPHGSSA from the coding sequence ATGACGAAGCCGCCGAAAATCCCCGAATCCGTTCTCGTCGTGATCTACACGCCCGACCTCGATGTGCTGGTGATCAAGCGTGCCGACCAGCCCGATTTCTGGCAATCGGTGACCGGATCGAAGGACACGCTCGACGAGCCGCTCGCGGTCACCGCCGCTCGCGAAGTGGCCGAGGAAACCGGCATCTCGGTCGGCACGCCGGACGTGCCGGCCGCCGCGCTCGTCGACTGGCGCCACCGGATCGAATACACGATCTATCCGCAATATCTGCACCGCTACGCACCGGGCGTCACACGCAATACCGAGCACTGGTTCGGCCTGTGCGTGCCGCATCGTGTCGGCGTGACGCTGTCGCCGCGCGAGCATGTCGATCACGCATGGCTGCCGTTCCGTGAGGCGGCCGCGCGCTGCTTCTCGCCGTCGAACGCCGAGGCGATCCTGCAATTGCCCGCGCGCGTGGCACTCGCGCGTGCGCCGCACGGCTCGTCCGCATGA